From the genome of Gemmatimonadota bacterium:
TCCCCCGCCTCCTCGAGGTGCTGTCCAGCACCCGCGCCGACGCCCTCACCATCACCGAGGGGGCGCCGATCACGCTCACGCGTCCGGATGGCACCCACCCGATCACGAAGCAGCCACTGACCTCCGCGCACTGGCGCATCCTCGTGGGCGAGTTGATCGCCCCGACGCCGATCGCGTCGCTCGAGGAGGGAGCGGTGGTGGAGCAGCCGTACCTGTGCGCGGGGCAGGAGTACCGCGTCAAGGCCTGGCGCGATGGATCGTTAGGGCGGGCCGAGGTGCGCCTGACGTCGGCGCCGCGCCCGTCGGCGGCGCCGGCGCCGGTCGCGGCCGTCCTGGCCACCCCGGCCGAGCCGTGGCGCGCGCCGGTCGACCGCGAGGCCCATGCGCGCATGGACGAGCTGCTGCGCGAGCAGATGGCGCGCGGCGCCTCGGACTTGCACCTGCGCTCGGGCGACTATCCGCTCATGCGCGTGCACGGCGACATCGTGCGCCTCACCGACCATCCGCTGGTCGATCCGGACACGTTAGGCGCGATGCTCCACGCCATCATGCCCGAGCGCAATCGCCGGGAGTTCCACGAGATCCACGACACCGACCTGGCCTACGAGATCCCGGGGCTCGGGCGCTTCCGCGTCAACGTCTTCTCCGACCGCCACGGCCCGGCCGCCGTCTGCCGCGCCATCCCGTCCAAGATCATCACGGCCGAGGAGCTGGGGCTGACCGCCGAGGTCCAGGCGCTGACCCGCCTCACCAAGGGACTCGTCCTCGTCACCGGCCCCACGGGGAGCGGGAAGTCGACGACGCTGTGTGCGCTCGTCGACCTCGTGAACCGCGTCCGGCAGGATCACATCGTCACCATCGAGGATCCCATCGAGTTCGTCCACGAGAGCAAGGGGTGCCTCGTGACGCAACGCCAGGTGGGGATGCACACCGGCTCGTTCAAGCACGCGCTGCGCGCGGCGCTGCGCGAGGATCCCGAT
Proteins encoded in this window:
- a CDS encoding type IV pilus twitching motility protein PilT, producing the protein MDELLREQMARGASDLHLRSGDYPLMRVHGDIVRLTDHPLVDPDTLGAMLHAIMPERNRREFHEIHDTDLAYEIPGLGRFRVNVFSDRHGPAAVCRAIPSKIITAEELGLTAEVQALTRLTKGLVLVTGPTGSGKSTTLCALVDLVNRVRQDHIVTIEDPIEFVHESKGCLVTQRQVGMHTGSFKHALRAALREDPDVVLVGELRDLETVGIAIETAETGHLVFGTLHTTTAASTIDRIIDQFPPDRQEQIRTMLSESLKGVIAQTLCRKIGGGRVAAMEVLLATPAVSNLIRESKTFQIPSVMQTSRRLGMITLNDALVDLVDKGQVEPKEAYLRAIDKGALVTNLKTRGFDMSFIEPEAGSAPNASSRSDAPSPVQARTPAARTGFGLRR